Proteins from a genomic interval of Arachis hypogaea cultivar Tifrunner chromosome 10, arahy.Tifrunner.gnm2.J5K5, whole genome shotgun sequence:
- the LOC112717286 gene encoding uncharacterized protein yields MSVDVLGRLCELRKVQGGLRDECRVSIPEQVITFLIILAHHKKNCTLQVRFYRSGETISRYFNKVLSSVIRIQRLLFAKAVPIPDGCIDPRWKWFKGYLGALDGTYIDVTVPEKDKLRYRTRKGKISTNVLGICNRDMNFVYVLSGWEGSTSDLRILRDAISRRNNLKIPIEDTLLDEEHVLIGEDHGGNEDGDDDMIESVEGSTDWTVWRDNLANEMYNEWMNSRIN; encoded by the exons ATGAGCGTAGATGTATTAGGAAGATTGTGTGAGTTACGAAAAGTTCAAGGTGGATTAAGAGATGAATGCCGTGTAAGTATACCTGAGCAAGTGATTACGTTTTTAATAATACTAGCTCATCATAAAAAGAATTGCACGCTTCAAGTTAGATTTTATAGGTCAGGAGAAACAATAAGTAGATATTTCAACAAGGTGTTATCCTCGGTCATACGTATACAAAGACTATTGTTTGCAAAAGCTGTTCCTATTCCAGATGGCTGCATAGATCCCAGATGGAAATGGTTCAAG GGTTATTTAGGAGCATTAGATGGAACATATATAGATGTGACTGTTcctgaaaaagataaattaagaTACCGAACAAGAAAAGGTAAGATATCAACTAATGTCCTAGGCATATGCAATCGAGATATGAATTTTGTGTACGTACTTAGTGGATGGGAAGGATCCACTTCGGATTTAAGAATCCTTAGAGATGCCATTTCACGTCGTAATAACCTCAAGATACCAATTG AGGACACACTACTTGATGAGGAGCATGTGCTTATTGGAGAGGATCATGGTGGTAACGAAGATGGCGATGATGACATGATTGAAAGTGTAGAGGGCAGCACTGACTGGACTGTTTGGCGAGACAATTTAGCAAACGAAATGTACAATGAGTGGATGAATTCTCGAATCAATTAG
- the LOC112715082 gene encoding C2 domain-containing protein At1g53590 isoform X1 — MDITEVTILHHVGIVLMVMWLLSAVNYFHPFAYFVALIYLYLVHELYVTRLRKKVQFEERKQANQRRVLSDSETVRWLNHAVENIWPICMENIASQNILLPIIPWFLEKYKPWTAKEAVVQHLYLGRNPPLFTEIRVLRQNDDDHLVLELGMNFLTADDMSAILAVKLRKRLGFGMTAKLHITGMHVEGKVLVGVKFLRTWPFIGRLRVCFVEPPYFQMTVKPIFTHGLDVTELPGIAGWLDKLLSIAFEQTLVEPNMLVVDVEKFVTPQEGPWFSVDEKDPVAYVKVELIEASDMKPSDPNGLADPYVKGRLGGYRFRTKIQRKTLNPKWLEEFKIPIISWDSSNVLALLVHDKDHFYDDDLGECSVNINDLRDGQRHDMWLPLKNVKMGRLHLAITVVDHGKEVDATCTQETVDTEEMRKSSLKNETANEGSFPSVTSEKLAKLNDDFEAIDVIGQKETGIWVHHPGSQACPNWEPRKGKGRRLDTEISGEQNGSSRNLKSQVNGSLKNENCSSSPDDDFEQKHPHMGKVKRGLHKIGDVFRKNSKKEDQIGSGGEGVPSPRAFRWSFNKKGEDLFSRGREDVPSPHDNIRSVNSKSGVGLKFVMDDNVSGFPTGKLQVEGEGESTEGSPPESPSKGNVKEKAKNVLKHAEKGIKQALSFRSKKRRSKGDPTATVPEGKTFDESESSSDESVPVPVRSAGDESIPVACEGNASPGYVSPNPKVIVVHKVQSDTPVVDEAPIKEEIVEEETQRVASPDRPSENSFEAKGDKNEVVADKRENS, encoded by the exons ATGGATATAACGGAAGTTACGATCTTGCATCATGTGGGGATCGTTCTGATGGTGATGTGGTTGCTATCTGCAGTAAACTATTTCCATCCATTTGCTTACTTTGTTGCTTTGATCTATCTTTACCTG GTTCATGAGCTTTATGTTACAAGGCTGCGGAAGAAGGTGCAGTTTGAGGAGAGGAAACAAGCTAATCAAAGAAGG GTGCTTTCAGATTCTGAAACTGTCCGGTGGTTGAACCATGCTGTTGAAAACATATGGCCTATATGTATGGAAAATATTGCCTCTCAGAATATCTTGCTTCCCATCATACCATGGTTCTTAGAGAAGTACAAACCTTGGACTGCA AAAGAAGCTGTTGTGCAGCACCTATACTTGGGAAGAAATCCCCCTTTGTTTACTGAAATTAGGGTACTTCGCCAGAATGATGATGACCACTTG GTACTAGAGTTAGGAATGAATTTCCTTACGGCAGACGATATGAGTGCAATACTTGctgtgaaattaagaaaaaggttGGGATTTGGAATGACAGCAAAGCTGCACATAACGGGAATGCATGTTGAAGGGAAG GTCTTGGTTGGGGTAAAGTTTCTCCGGACATGGCCTTTTATTGGCCGTTTGCGCgtatgctttgttgaacctcCATACTTCCAAATGACTGTGAAACCTATATTTACTCATGGGCTTGATGTCACTGAACTTCCAGGGATTGCCGGGTGGCTA GATAAGCTTCTCTCTATTGCTTTTGAACAAACTCTTGTTGAG CCCAATATGCTGGTTGTTGATGTTGAGAAATTTGTTACACCGCAAGAAG GGCCTTGGTTCTCTGTGGATGAAAAGGATCCTGTTGCTTATGTGAAAGTAGAACTTATTGAGGCATCTGACATGAAGCCATCAGATCCAAATG GACTAGCTGATCCTTATGTGAAAGGTCGTTTGGGTGGATACAGATTTAGGACAAAGATACAAAGGAAAACACTCAATCCTAAATGGCTTGAGGAATTTAAAATTCCCATTATTTCATGGGATTCTAGCAATGTGCTGGCGCTTTTAGTTCATGACAAGGACCATTTCTATGATGATGATCTTGG GGAATGTTCTGTGAATATCAATGATCTCAGGGATGGACAAAGACATGATATGTGGCTGCCACTTAAAAACGTGAAAATGGGGAGGTTGCATCTTGCAATAACTGTTGTTGACCATGGAAAG GAGGTTGATGCTACATGCACGCAAGAAACAGTGGATACTGAAGAAATGAGGAAAAGTTCATTAAAAAATGAGACTGCCAATGAAGGTTCCTTCCCATCTGTTACATCCGAAAAACTTGCCAAGCTTAACGATGACTTTGAGGCGATAGATGTTATAGGGCAAAAGGAGACAGGAATTTGGGTTCATCACCCAGGAAGCCAAGCTTGCCCAAACTGGGAACCGAGAAAAGGGAAGGGTAGACGCCTTGATACTGAGATCTCCGGGGAGCAGAATGGTTCATCTCGCAACTTAAAATCACAGGTTAATGGTTCCTTGAAAAATGAGAACTGTAGCAGCAGTCCTGATGATGATTTTGAACAAAAGCATCCTCATATGGGAAAAGTAAAGAGGGGACTGCACAAGATTGGTGATGTCTTCCGTAAGAATTCGAAAAAGGAGGATCAAATTGGTTCTGGTGGAGAAGGTGTTCCATCCCCTCGCGCATTCCGCTGGAGTTTCAACAAGAAGGGGGAGGATCTGTTTAGTCGTGGTAGAGAGGATGTTCCATCACCACATGATAACATTAGGTCAGTCAATTCCAAAAGTGGTGTTGGTTTGAAATTTGTCATGGACGATAATGTTTCTGGGTTTCCAACCGGCAAGCTTCAAGTAGAAGGCGAAGGCGAGTCGACTGAAGGATCACCCCCGGAGAGTCCAAGCAAGGGAAATGTCAAGGAGAAGGCGAAGAATGTTTTGAAACACGCCGAGAAGGGCATAAAGCAAGCTCTTTCTTTTAGGTCAAAGAAACGTAGGAGTAAAGGTGACCCGACCGCCACAGTGCCGGAAGGCAAAACCTTTGATGAATCCGAGTCGTCTTCTGATGAATCTGTTCCTGTTCCGGTGCGATCAGCTGGAGACGAAAGTATTCCTGTTGCGTGCGAGGGCAATGCTTCTCCCGGATATGTCTCCCCCAACCCCAAGGTGATTGTGGTTCATAAAGTCCAATCTGACACTCCTGTGGTCGATGAGGCCCCAATCAAGGAGGAGATTGTTGAAGAGGAGACTCAAAGGGTTGCTAGCCCTGATAGGCCTAGTGAAAATTCTTTTGAAGCTAAAGGTGATAAAAATGAAGTAGTGGCTGATAAAAGAGAGAATAGTTAG
- the LOC112715082 gene encoding C2 domain-containing protein At1g53590 isoform X2, whose product MQVLELGMNFLTADDMSAILAVKLRKRLGFGMTAKLHITGMHVEGKVLVGVKFLRTWPFIGRLRVCFVEPPYFQMTVKPIFTHGLDVTELPGIAGWLDKLLSIAFEQTLVEPNMLVVDVEKFVTPQEGPWFSVDEKDPVAYVKVELIEASDMKPSDPNGLADPYVKGRLGGYRFRTKIQRKTLNPKWLEEFKIPIISWDSSNVLALLVHDKDHFYDDDLGECSVNINDLRDGQRHDMWLPLKNVKMGRLHLAITVVDHGKEVDATCTQETVDTEEMRKSSLKNETANEGSFPSVTSEKLAKLNDDFEAIDVIGQKETGIWVHHPGSQACPNWEPRKGKGRRLDTEISGEQNGSSRNLKSQVNGSLKNENCSSSPDDDFEQKHPHMGKVKRGLHKIGDVFRKNSKKEDQIGSGGEGVPSPRAFRWSFNKKGEDLFSRGREDVPSPHDNIRSVNSKSGVGLKFVMDDNVSGFPTGKLQVEGEGESTEGSPPESPSKGNVKEKAKNVLKHAEKGIKQALSFRSKKRRSKGDPTATVPEGKTFDESESSSDESVPVPVRSAGDESIPVACEGNASPGYVSPNPKVIVVHKVQSDTPVVDEAPIKEEIVEEETQRVASPDRPSENSFEAKGDKNEVVADKRENS is encoded by the exons ATGCAGGTACTAGAGTTAGGAATGAATTTCCTTACGGCAGACGATATGAGTGCAATACTTGctgtgaaattaagaaaaaggttGGGATTTGGAATGACAGCAAAGCTGCACATAACGGGAATGCATGTTGAAGGGAAG GTCTTGGTTGGGGTAAAGTTTCTCCGGACATGGCCTTTTATTGGCCGTTTGCGCgtatgctttgttgaacctcCATACTTCCAAATGACTGTGAAACCTATATTTACTCATGGGCTTGATGTCACTGAACTTCCAGGGATTGCCGGGTGGCTA GATAAGCTTCTCTCTATTGCTTTTGAACAAACTCTTGTTGAG CCCAATATGCTGGTTGTTGATGTTGAGAAATTTGTTACACCGCAAGAAG GGCCTTGGTTCTCTGTGGATGAAAAGGATCCTGTTGCTTATGTGAAAGTAGAACTTATTGAGGCATCTGACATGAAGCCATCAGATCCAAATG GACTAGCTGATCCTTATGTGAAAGGTCGTTTGGGTGGATACAGATTTAGGACAAAGATACAAAGGAAAACACTCAATCCTAAATGGCTTGAGGAATTTAAAATTCCCATTATTTCATGGGATTCTAGCAATGTGCTGGCGCTTTTAGTTCATGACAAGGACCATTTCTATGATGATGATCTTGG GGAATGTTCTGTGAATATCAATGATCTCAGGGATGGACAAAGACATGATATGTGGCTGCCACTTAAAAACGTGAAAATGGGGAGGTTGCATCTTGCAATAACTGTTGTTGACCATGGAAAG GAGGTTGATGCTACATGCACGCAAGAAACAGTGGATACTGAAGAAATGAGGAAAAGTTCATTAAAAAATGAGACTGCCAATGAAGGTTCCTTCCCATCTGTTACATCCGAAAAACTTGCCAAGCTTAACGATGACTTTGAGGCGATAGATGTTATAGGGCAAAAGGAGACAGGAATTTGGGTTCATCACCCAGGAAGCCAAGCTTGCCCAAACTGGGAACCGAGAAAAGGGAAGGGTAGACGCCTTGATACTGAGATCTCCGGGGAGCAGAATGGTTCATCTCGCAACTTAAAATCACAGGTTAATGGTTCCTTGAAAAATGAGAACTGTAGCAGCAGTCCTGATGATGATTTTGAACAAAAGCATCCTCATATGGGAAAAGTAAAGAGGGGACTGCACAAGATTGGTGATGTCTTCCGTAAGAATTCGAAAAAGGAGGATCAAATTGGTTCTGGTGGAGAAGGTGTTCCATCCCCTCGCGCATTCCGCTGGAGTTTCAACAAGAAGGGGGAGGATCTGTTTAGTCGTGGTAGAGAGGATGTTCCATCACCACATGATAACATTAGGTCAGTCAATTCCAAAAGTGGTGTTGGTTTGAAATTTGTCATGGACGATAATGTTTCTGGGTTTCCAACCGGCAAGCTTCAAGTAGAAGGCGAAGGCGAGTCGACTGAAGGATCACCCCCGGAGAGTCCAAGCAAGGGAAATGTCAAGGAGAAGGCGAAGAATGTTTTGAAACACGCCGAGAAGGGCATAAAGCAAGCTCTTTCTTTTAGGTCAAAGAAACGTAGGAGTAAAGGTGACCCGACCGCCACAGTGCCGGAAGGCAAAACCTTTGATGAATCCGAGTCGTCTTCTGATGAATCTGTTCCTGTTCCGGTGCGATCAGCTGGAGACGAAAGTATTCCTGTTGCGTGCGAGGGCAATGCTTCTCCCGGATATGTCTCCCCCAACCCCAAGGTGATTGTGGTTCATAAAGTCCAATCTGACACTCCTGTGGTCGATGAGGCCCCAATCAAGGAGGAGATTGTTGAAGAGGAGACTCAAAGGGTTGCTAGCCCTGATAGGCCTAGTGAAAATTCTTTTGAAGCTAAAGGTGATAAAAATGAAGTAGTGGCTGATAAAAGAGAGAATAGTTAG